One stretch of Flavobacterium sp. 9 DNA includes these proteins:
- a CDS encoding NAD(P)H-dependent oxidoreductase, with translation MSTLLENLNWRYATKKFDATKKISAEDLNTLKEAVRLSASSYGLQPYKVIIVENPEIREQLKAAGYGQTQITDASQLFIFANDLNAGAESVDAYIQDISETRGVPVDALGGFADMMKGTIANLSQEAKNIWTAKQTYIALGTLLAAAAELKIDATPMEGFNPAAFNEILGFDKLGLNASVIATVGYRHDEDESQHYKKVRKSHENLFITI, from the coding sequence ATGAGTACATTATTAGAAAATTTAAACTGGAGATATGCAACGAAAAAATTTGATGCTACCAAAAAAATATCTGCAGAGGATTTAAATACTTTAAAAGAAGCTGTTAGATTAAGTGCTTCTTCATACGGATTACAACCTTACAAGGTTATTATTGTTGAGAATCCAGAAATCAGAGAGCAATTAAAAGCTGCTGGTTACGGACAAACTCAAATTACAGATGCTTCTCAATTATTCATTTTTGCTAATGACTTAAACGCTGGAGCTGAATCTGTAGATGCTTACATTCAAGATATTAGCGAAACAAGAGGTGTTCCTGTTGATGCTTTGGGTGGATTTGCTGACATGATGAAAGGTACTATCGCTAACTTATCTCAAGAGGCTAAAAACATCTGGACTGCAAAACAAACTTATATTGCTTTAGGTACTTTATTGGCTGCTGCTGCTGAATTAAAAATCGATGCAACTCCAATGGAAGGTTTCAATCCTGCTGCATTCAACGAAATCTTAGGTTTTGACAAATTAGGTCTAAACGCTTCTGTTATTGCAACTGTAGGTTACAGACATGATGAGGACGAATCTCAACATTACAAAAAAGTTAGAAAATCACACGAGAATTTATTTATCACTATATAA
- a CDS encoding anthranilate synthase component I family protein, producing the protein MKPFILNTNYKQILADTITPVSIYFKIRDKFPNSLLLESSDYHGNDNSFSYVCCNPIATIKIENEIISKTFPDGTTEQIAIDANTNIPEVIQEFSSQFKSEKNDFKFINNGLFGYISYDAVRYFEKVSIAKKDSATLIPDVFYAVYQNIIAINHFKNEAYIFCHSVDGKNNISEIEQLLQSRNIASYKFTKEGEGFSNLTDEEFKHNVALAKKHCFRGDVFQLVLSRRFTQGFKGDEFNVYRALRSINPSPYLFFFDYGDFKIFGSSPEAQIIVKNRKAEIHPIAGTFKRTGNDERDAVLAKELSEDKKENSEHVMLVDLARNDLSRNGHDVNVEKYREVQFFSHVIHLVSKVTGHLHEKATTMQVVADTFPAGTLSGAPKHRAMQLIEDYEKTNRNFYGGAIGFMDFEGNFNHAIMIRTFLSKNHQLHCQAGAGIVASSDEESEMQEVYNKLRALNTALEMAEKI; encoded by the coding sequence TTGAAACCTTTTATACTCAACACAAACTACAAACAAATTCTGGCAGATACGATTACGCCAGTAAGTATATATTTTAAAATAAGAGATAAATTCCCAAATAGTTTATTACTGGAAAGTAGTGATTATCACGGAAATGACAACAGTTTCTCTTACGTTTGCTGCAACCCGATTGCGACAATCAAAATCGAAAACGAAATAATATCAAAAACTTTTCCTGACGGAACAACAGAACAAATTGCTATTGATGCAAACACAAATATTCCCGAAGTAATTCAGGAGTTTTCAAGTCAGTTTAAATCGGAGAAAAATGACTTTAAATTCATCAATAATGGTTTATTTGGATACATTTCTTATGATGCTGTTCGTTATTTCGAAAAAGTTTCGATTGCAAAAAAAGACAGCGCAACTTTAATTCCAGATGTTTTTTATGCGGTTTATCAAAACATCATTGCGATTAATCACTTTAAAAACGAAGCTTACATTTTCTGTCATAGTGTTGACGGAAAAAACAATATCTCGGAAATTGAACAATTATTACAATCAAGAAATATTGCTTCATATAAATTTACCAAAGAAGGCGAAGGTTTCTCAAACTTAACCGATGAAGAATTTAAACACAATGTGGCTTTAGCCAAAAAACACTGTTTCCGCGGAGACGTATTTCAATTGGTTTTATCACGTCGTTTTACACAAGGTTTCAAAGGCGACGAATTTAATGTTTACCGTGCTTTAAGAAGCATTAATCCATCTCCTTATTTATTCTTTTTTGACTATGGAGATTTCAAAATATTTGGGTCTTCGCCCGAAGCACAAATTATCGTAAAAAACAGAAAAGCAGAAATTCATCCAATCGCAGGAACCTTCAAAAGAACCGGAAATGACGAACGCGATGCGGTTTTAGCCAAAGAACTTTCGGAGGATAAAAAAGAAAACAGCGAACACGTTATGTTAGTTGACTTAGCCAGAAATGATTTAAGCAGAAACGGACACGATGTGAATGTGGAAAAATACAGAGAAGTTCAGTTTTTCTCTCACGTAATTCACTTAGTTTCAAAAGTTACAGGTCATTTACATGAAAAAGCTACAACAATGCAAGTTGTTGCAGATACTTTTCCAGCTGGAACTTTGAGCGGCGCACCAAAACACAGAGCGATGCAATTGATTGAAGATTATGAAAAAACAAATCGTAATTTCTACGGTGGCGCAATTGGCTTCATGGATTTTGAAGGAAACTTTAATCACGCAATTATGATTCGAACTTTCCTGAGTAAAAATCATCAATTACATTGTCAGGCCGGAGCAGGAATCGTAGCAAGTTCTGATGAAGAAAGCGAAATGCAGGAAGTTTACAATAAATTAAGAGCATTGAATACAGCGCTTGAAATGGCGGAGAAAATTTAG
- a CDS encoding phosphoribosylanthranilate isomerase, with the protein MKLKICGMKYPDNILEVGALLPDYMGFIFWEKSARYFNGTIPELIGTIKKVGVFVNQSQEEILEKVAKHNLQAVQLHGNESVEFLSELKKQLPKKIEIIKVFSADENFDFEVIKPFESVCDFFMFDTKGKLPGGNGTTFDWTILKKYKSDKPFFLSGGIGINELKAIEEISKTNLPIYAVDINSKFEIEPGLKNKNLFSNFKRKFDVANF; encoded by the coding sequence ATGAAACTCAAAATATGCGGCATGAAATATCCTGATAATATCCTCGAAGTAGGCGCACTCCTACCCGATTATATGGGATTTATTTTCTGGGAAAAATCCGCTCGATATTTTAACGGAACAATTCCGGAATTAATCGGAACAATCAAAAAAGTAGGTGTTTTTGTAAATCAAAGTCAGGAAGAAATTCTGGAAAAAGTTGCAAAACACAACTTACAAGCTGTTCAATTACACGGAAATGAATCTGTTGAATTTTTATCAGAATTAAAAAAACAATTGCCAAAGAAAATCGAAATCATCAAAGTATTTTCTGCCGATGAAAATTTTGATTTCGAAGTTATAAAACCATTCGAATCGGTTTGTGATTTCTTTATGTTTGACACCAAAGGAAAATTACCCGGCGGAAACGGAACCACATTTGACTGGACGATACTAAAAAAATACAAGTCTGACAAACCCTTCTTTTTAAGCGGCGGAATCGGAATCAACGAATTAAAAGCTATCGAAGAGATTTCAAAAACAAATCTTCCTATTTATGCTGTCGATATAAATAGTAAATTTGAAATCGAACCTGGGCTAAAAAACAAAAATCTATTTAGCAATTTCAAACGCAAATTTGATGTTGCCAACTTTTAA
- a CDS encoding glycerol-3-phosphate dehydrogenase/oxidase produces MKRSEQLSKLKNTEHWDVIIIGGGASGLGTALDAASRGYKTILLEAVDFAKGTSSRSTKLVHGGVRYLEQGNIHLVIEALKERGLLAKNAGHLVKNQSFVIPNYSLFDGLLYTVGLTVYDLLAGRLSLGRSKYISKKKTIEMLPTVEEKGLKNGVIYQDGQFDDSRLAINIAQTAIEKGACLLNYTKVVNLLKDGKNQIIGVEAIDHETGDKYEIKGSAIINATGVFTNAIMKLNDTVYKKYIVPSQGIHLVFDKSFLPSEHALMIPKTSDGRVLFAVPWHNRIVVGTTDTLIRKHSLEPIALESEIEFVLETAQRFLAKKPTRADVLSVYAGLRPLAAPEEEGKSTKEVSRSHKIIVSETGLITITGGKWTTYRKISEDIIDKAIKTGKLPKKGCITEHLSIHGNQPTTTLDRENHLYIYGSDIPAILELQENEPELKEKLHPNHEFTMAEVVWAIRYEMARTVDDILARRVRLLFLDARAAIASSEKVARLLAKENGHDETWIQREITNFHGIARGFLLKEFQ; encoded by the coding sequence ATGAAACGCTCAGAGCAATTGTCGAAACTAAAAAATACGGAACATTGGGATGTAATTATAATTGGTGGTGGAGCAAGTGGCCTGGGAACTGCTCTTGATGCTGCAAGTCGGGGTTATAAAACGATCTTGCTTGAAGCTGTAGATTTTGCAAAAGGTACTTCGAGCCGAAGTACCAAATTAGTTCATGGCGGAGTTCGGTATTTAGAACAGGGAAATATTCATTTGGTTATCGAAGCCTTAAAAGAAAGAGGATTACTAGCTAAAAATGCTGGTCATTTAGTCAAAAATCAATCTTTTGTAATTCCTAATTACAGCTTATTTGACGGTTTACTTTACACCGTTGGGTTAACGGTTTATGATTTATTGGCAGGACGATTAAGTTTGGGACGATCAAAATACATTTCGAAGAAAAAAACAATTGAAATGCTTCCTACTGTCGAAGAAAAAGGTCTAAAAAATGGTGTTATTTATCAAGACGGTCAATTTGATGATTCTCGTTTGGCTATAAATATTGCTCAAACGGCTATCGAAAAAGGCGCTTGTCTTTTAAATTATACTAAAGTTGTCAATTTACTAAAGGATGGTAAAAACCAAATCATTGGCGTTGAAGCCATAGATCACGAAACTGGAGATAAGTACGAGATAAAAGGTTCGGCTATTATTAATGCAACCGGCGTTTTTACAAATGCCATCATGAAACTTAATGATACTGTGTACAAGAAATATATTGTGCCAAGTCAGGGAATTCATCTTGTATTTGATAAATCTTTTTTGCCGAGTGAACATGCTTTGATGATTCCTAAAACAAGTGACGGACGGGTTTTATTTGCGGTTCCGTGGCACAATAGAATTGTCGTAGGAACAACTGATACCTTAATAAGAAAACATAGTTTGGAACCAATTGCACTTGAGAGCGAAATTGAATTTGTTCTGGAAACTGCTCAACGTTTTCTAGCTAAAAAACCAACACGCGCTGATGTTTTATCTGTTTATGCGGGTTTACGTCCTTTGGCTGCACCCGAAGAAGAAGGAAAAAGCACAAAAGAAGTTTCCCGAAGCCATAAAATCATTGTTTCAGAAACCGGATTAATAACAATTACGGGAGGAAAATGGACGACTTACAGGAAAATTTCTGAAGATATTATCGATAAGGCAATCAAAACAGGCAAATTACCTAAGAAAGGTTGTATTACAGAACATCTTTCCATTCATGGAAATCAACCTACCACGACTTTAGACAGAGAAAATCACTTATATATTTATGGTTCAGATATTCCTGCAATATTAGAATTACAAGAAAACGAACCTGAATTAAAAGAAAAACTGCATCCGAATCATGAATTTACAATGGCCGAAGTTGTTTGGGCTATTCGATATGAAATGGCAAGAACTGTCGATGATATTCTTGCAAGACGTGTTCGCTTATTATTTTTAGATGCCAGAGCTGCAATTGCATCTTCTGAAAAAGTAGCTCGTTTACTGGCAAAAGAAAACGGACATGACGAAACCTGGATACAAAGAGAAATCACCAATTTCCACGGAATTGCAAGAGGTTTTCTTCTAAAAGAATTTCAATAG
- a CDS encoding YceI family protein — protein sequence MKNLKTIAIALFVAAASISVNAQTKKIDVKASTIKWVGKKVTGEHSGTVNFKEGAVVFKGKKLSGGSFTVDMTSLTSTDLTGEYQGKLNGHLKADDFFGTDKFPTAKLVFKTIGAKATDVYTVTADLTIKGITKPVTFDITVAGNTATTAFKVDRTKYDIKYNSGNFFENLGDKTINDDFELTVALKF from the coding sequence ATGAAAAATTTAAAAACAATTGCAATAGCATTATTCGTAGCAGCGGCTAGTATCTCAGTAAATGCTCAAACTAAAAAAATCGACGTAAAAGCATCTACTATTAAATGGGTAGGTAAAAAAGTAACTGGAGAGCACTCTGGAACTGTAAACTTCAAAGAAGGAGCTGTAGTTTTCAAAGGAAAAAAATTATCTGGTGGTTCTTTCACTGTTGATATGACTTCATTAACTTCTACTGATTTAACTGGAGAATACCAAGGAAAATTGAATGGTCACTTAAAAGCTGACGATTTCTTTGGAACTGACAAATTCCCAACTGCAAAATTAGTTTTCAAAACTATCGGAGCTAAAGCAACTGACGTTTATACTGTAACTGCTGATTTAACTATCAAAGGAATCACTAAACCGGTAACTTTTGACATCACTGTAGCTGGAAACACTGCAACTACTGCTTTCAAAGTTGACAGAACTAAATATGATATCAAATACAACTCTGGTAACTTCTTCGAAAACTTAGGAGACAAAACTATCAATGACGATTTCGAATTAACTGTAGCTTTAAAATTCTAA
- a CDS encoding aminodeoxychorismate/anthranilate synthase component II, with amino-acid sequence MKKILVIDNYDSFTYNLVHYLEDLNCEVTVYRNDEFDIDEIASFDKILLSPGPGIPDEAGLLKAVIAKYAPTKSILGVCLGQQAIGEVFGGTLSNLDKVYHGVATNVKTVVSDEILFEGLGNEFEVGRYHSWVVDANLPDVLEATSIDENGQIMSLRHKTFDVRGVQFHPESVLTPKGKLILENWINS; translated from the coding sequence ATGAAAAAAATATTAGTTATAGACAATTACGATAGTTTCACTTATAATTTAGTGCACTATTTAGAGGATTTAAATTGCGAAGTTACAGTTTATAGAAACGACGAATTTGATATTGACGAAATCGCTTCTTTCGATAAAATATTACTTTCTCCAGGTCCTGGAATTCCGGATGAAGCAGGTTTATTAAAAGCTGTAATAGCAAAATATGCACCAACAAAAAGCATTCTAGGGGTTTGTTTAGGACAACAAGCGATTGGAGAAGTTTTTGGAGGAACGCTTTCAAATCTTGATAAAGTATATCACGGAGTTGCAACGAATGTAAAAACTGTAGTTTCAGATGAGATTTTGTTCGAAGGTTTAGGCAATGAATTCGAAGTTGGACGTTACCATTCTTGGGTTGTTGATGCCAATTTGCCAGATGTTCTTGAAGCGACTTCAATTGACGAAAACGGGCAAATTATGTCACTAAGACACAAAACTTTTGATGTAAGAGGCGTTCAGTTTCATCCGGAAAGTGTGCTTACGCCAAAAGGAAAATTGATTTTAGAAAATTGGATCAATAGCTAG
- the trpC gene encoding indole-3-glycerol phosphate synthase TrpC — translation MNILDKIIFDKQREVVLKKSIIPVSQLESSVFFGRETISLSQKLRTSSTGIIAEHKRRSPSKSVINHSFTVEEVVKGYENAGACGISVLTDGKYFGGSLDDLLLARASVNIPLLRKEFIVDEYQILEAKAFGADLILLIAAVLTREEIKSLSEFAKKLGLEVLLEVHNQEELEKSIMPTLDMIGVNNRNLKTFEVSLDFSKQLASQIPDDFVKVSESGISSIEAISELRPYGYSGFLIGENFMKTDNAGKAATEFIKSL, via the coding sequence ATGAATATTTTAGATAAAATAATATTTGACAAACAAAGAGAAGTCGTTCTTAAAAAATCGATCATTCCGGTTTCGCAATTGGAAAGTTCAGTATTTTTTGGAAGAGAAACCATTTCTTTAAGTCAAAAACTAAGAACAAGCTCAACTGGAATTATTGCAGAACACAAACGTCGTTCTCCTTCAAAATCAGTAATCAATCATAGTTTTACTGTTGAAGAAGTAGTTAAAGGCTATGAAAATGCAGGCGCTTGCGGAATTTCTGTTTTAACCGATGGAAAATATTTTGGAGGTTCACTTGACGATTTACTTTTGGCTAGAGCTTCAGTAAATATTCCGCTATTGCGAAAAGAATTTATTGTTGACGAATATCAAATTTTGGAAGCCAAAGCTTTTGGTGCCGATTTGATTTTACTAATTGCAGCGGTTCTAACTCGCGAAGAAATCAAGTCATTATCTGAATTTGCAAAGAAATTAGGATTAGAAGTTTTGTTAGAAGTTCACAATCAGGAAGAATTAGAAAAATCGATTATGCCAACTCTAGACATGATTGGTGTAAACAATCGAAATCTAAAAACCTTCGAAGTAAGTTTAGATTTCAGTAAACAATTGGCATCGCAAATTCCGGATGATTTTGTAAAAGTTTCAGAAAGCGGAATTTCATCCATCGAAGCTATTTCTGAACTTAGACCTTACGGTTACAGCGGCTTTTTAATTGGAGAAAACTTCATGAAAACAGACAACGCCGGAAAAGCCGCAACAGAATTTATTAAAAGCTTATAG
- a CDS encoding MIP/aquaporin family protein, translating to MTPFIAEILGTMIMILLGNGVVANVVLKDTKGNNSGWIVITTAWAFAVFVGVTIAGPISGAHLNPIVTLGLALIGKFNWSLVPSYIFAQMIGSMSGAFLVWLSHKDHFAATEDEGAKLACFSTSPAIKNNISNLISEVIATFVLIFSIFYIAGPTLQIATDSTATIGLGTIGALPVAIVVWVIGLSLGGTTGYAINPARDLGPRIMHAILPIKGSSNWTYAWIPVLGPILGSGLAAALYLVLN from the coding sequence ATGACTCCATTTATAGCCGAAATTCTGGGTACAATGATAATGATTCTATTAGGGAATGGCGTTGTTGCAAACGTCGTACTTAAAGACACTAAAGGAAACAATTCAGGTTGGATTGTTATTACAACAGCTTGGGCATTTGCCGTTTTTGTGGGCGTGACTATTGCCGGCCCAATTAGCGGTGCACATTTAAATCCTATTGTTACGCTTGGTTTAGCCTTGATTGGGAAATTTAATTGGAGTTTAGTTCCGTCTTATATTTTTGCCCAAATGATTGGATCAATGTCAGGCGCTTTTTTAGTGTGGTTATCTCATAAAGATCATTTTGCCGCAACAGAAGATGAAGGCGCAAAACTTGCTTGTTTCTCTACATCGCCGGCAATCAAGAACAATATATCAAATTTAATTAGCGAAGTAATTGCAACTTTCGTTTTAATTTTTTCCATTTTTTATATCGCCGGACCAACTTTGCAAATCGCAACAGATAGTACGGCAACAATTGGTTTAGGAACTATTGGAGCTCTTCCGGTAGCAATCGTTGTGTGGGTAATTGGTTTGTCTTTGGGCGGAACTACGGGTTATGCCATAAATCCGGCAAGAGATTTAGGTCCGAGAATCATGCACGCTATTTTACCTATAAAAGGAAGCAGTAATTGGACTTATGCCTGGATTCCAGTTCTTGGTCCAATTCTTGGTTCTGGTTTAGCGGCTGCACTTTATCTGGTGCTTAATTAA
- the trpD gene encoding anthranilate phosphoribosyltransferase: MKNILNKLINHEVLSKEEAKDVLINISSGQYNPSQISAFLTVFMMRSITIEELSGFREALLDLCIRVDLSAYNTIDLCGTGGDGKDTFNISTLASFISAGAGIKVAKHGNYGVSSISGSSNVMEKMGIKFSNDPSFLENCIDKAGICVLHAPLFHPAMKNVGPIRKELAVKTFFNMLGPMVNPSFPQNQLVGVFNLELARMYAYLYQNTDINFTILHSLDGYDEISLTGPTKTITSHMEGMLKPEDFGVRLLSQSEIEGGKTIEESADMFINILSGKGNEAQNNVVCANAAMAIATVTKCSPLEGFEIAKESLFSGNGLKALKKLQELSL, encoded by the coding sequence ATGAAAAATATACTAAATAAATTAATCAACCACGAAGTGCTTTCAAAAGAAGAAGCCAAAGATGTATTGATTAATATTTCAAGCGGACAATATAATCCAAGTCAGATTTCGGCATTTTTGACCGTATTTATGATGCGAAGTATTACAATTGAAGAACTTTCGGGGTTTCGCGAAGCTTTATTAGATTTATGCATTCGTGTAGATTTATCAGCTTACAATACTATCGATTTATGCGGAACCGGCGGTGATGGAAAAGACACTTTCAATATCTCGACTTTAGCATCATTTATTTCGGCTGGAGCAGGAATAAAAGTAGCCAAACACGGAAATTACGGTGTTTCTTCGATTTCAGGATCGAGTAACGTAATGGAAAAAATGGGAATCAAATTCAGCAATGATCCTTCGTTTTTAGAAAATTGTATTGACAAAGCCGGAATTTGCGTTTTGCACGCTCCCCTATTTCACCCGGCGATGAAAAACGTTGGACCAATTCGTAAAGAATTAGCAGTAAAAACATTCTTTAATATGTTGGGACCAATGGTAAATCCATCATTTCCACAAAATCAATTGGTTGGAGTTTTCAATCTTGAATTGGCGAGAATGTATGCTTATTTATATCAAAATACGGATATCAATTTCACGATTTTACATTCGCTTGACGGATATGACGAAATCTCTTTAACAGGTCCAACCAAAACGATTACATCACACATGGAAGGAATGTTGAAACCGGAAGATTTTGGCGTTCGTCTTTTATCTCAAAGCGAAATCGAAGGCGGAAAAACCATCGAAGAATCGGCTGATATGTTTATCAATATTCTATCAGGAAAAGGAAACGAAGCACAAAATAATGTGGTTTGCGCAAATGCTGCAATGGCAATCGCAACGGTTACAAAATGTTCTCCGCTGGAAGGATTCGAAATAGCAAAAGAAAGCTTATTCTCTGGAAATGGATTAAAAGCACTCAAAAAACTACAAGAGTTATCTCTTTAA
- a CDS encoding MarR family winged helix-turn-helix transcriptional regulator: MTIEEVIKSTVKMDNAKKVILNIMYTQNVIQDHFNELIKPYDLSGEQYNVLRILRGQKGNPANMCVIQERMLAKTSNTTRLVDKLLLKDFVTRNVCPGNRRKIEVLITQKGLDVLKELDPKVDEHERLFAENISKEELELLNQLLEKYRTNK, from the coding sequence ATGACAATTGAAGAGGTTATAAAAAGTACAGTTAAGATGGATAATGCGAAAAAAGTTATTCTGAATATCATGTACACGCAAAATGTGATTCAGGATCATTTCAACGAGTTGATAAAACCGTATGATTTATCCGGAGAACAATATAATGTGTTACGTATACTAAGAGGACAAAAAGGAAATCCTGCTAATATGTGTGTAATACAGGAACGTATGCTGGCAAAAACAAGTAACACAACCCGATTGGTAGACAAATTATTACTGAAGGATTTTGTAACTCGAAATGTTTGCCCGGGAAATCGACGAAAAATTGAAGTTCTAATCACTCAAAAAGGATTGGATGTTTTAAAAGAATTAGACCCGAAAGTAGATGAACACGAACGTTTGTTCGCCGAGAATATAAGTAAAGAAGAATTAGAATTATTAAATCAGTTATTAGAAAAATACAGAACCAATAAATAA
- a CDS encoding GNAT family N-acetyltransferase, whose translation MITISETKEINLEDILVLYKANEWSSANKPNELYNGLLNSETLITAWEDKKLVGLGNAISDGFLTVYYPHLLVLPEYQGKGIGKLIMDKMQEKYRHFHMQMLTADGRSVDFYKKNGFERAGKTEPMWIYQGNEH comes from the coding sequence ATGATAACTATTTCAGAAACTAAAGAAATCAATCTTGAAGACATATTGGTTTTATACAAAGCAAACGAATGGAGTTCAGCCAATAAACCAAACGAATTATATAACGGTCTTTTGAATTCAGAAACTTTAATCACCGCTTGGGAAGATAAGAAATTAGTCGGTCTTGGCAATGCGATTTCTGATGGATTCTTAACGGTTTATTATCCACATTTATTGGTGCTTCCGGAATATCAGGGAAAAGGAATTGGAAAATTGATTATGGATAAAATGCAGGAGAAATACCGTCACTTTCATATGCAAATGTTAACCGCCGACGGAAGATCTGTTGATTTCTATAAGAAAAACGGATTTGAAAGAGCCGGAAAAACAGAACCAATGTGGATTTATCAGGGAAATGAACATTAA
- the glpK gene encoding glycerol kinase GlpK, with product MQDKLILALDQGTTSSRAIVFNHKGGIVSISQKPFKQIFPKPGWVEHDPNEIWSSQVSDAAEVIAKVGITGREIAAIGITNQRETTIVWDRETSEPIYNAIVWQDRRTAKYCDELKAQGHTEMIQKKTGLILDAYFSGTKVKWILDNVAGAREKAEQGKLCFGTVDTWLIWKLTRSKLFMTDVSNASRTLLFNINTLDWDDELLALFDIPRAMLPEVKESSAIYGETSTTLFSTKIPISGVAGDQQAALFGQLCTNSGMVKNTYGTGCFMLMNTGEKPIFSTNNLLTTIAWKINGKTTYALEGSVFVGGAAVQWLRDGAKIINSSDEIETLAASVPDNGGVYFVPALTGLGAPYWDQYARGAIVGITRGTTNAHIARATLEGIAYQVNDLLKAMEADFGNKGIELRVDGGAAGNNLLMQFQSDIFGSDVTRPTTLETTALGAAYLAGLAVGYWSSLDDLKEQWSIDKVFSPKMDQVKVNKLVKNWDRAVGRASNWIEE from the coding sequence ATGCAAGATAAATTAATTCTGGCTTTGGATCAAGGAACGACTTCTTCCAGAGCCATTGTATTCAATCATAAAGGAGGAATTGTTAGTATTTCTCAAAAACCGTTTAAACAAATTTTTCCAAAACCGGGATGGGTCGAACATGATCCAAACGAAATCTGGTCTTCACAAGTTAGTGATGCTGCTGAGGTTATCGCAAAAGTTGGGATTACTGGTCGCGAAATTGCCGCAATTGGAATCACAAATCAAAGGGAAACGACTATTGTTTGGGATCGCGAAACTAGCGAACCTATATATAATGCTATTGTCTGGCAAGATCGCAGAACGGCAAAATATTGTGATGAACTGAAAGCACAAGGTCACACGGAAATGATTCAGAAGAAAACCGGATTAATTCTGGATGCTTATTTTTCCGGAACTAAAGTAAAATGGATTTTGGATAATGTTGCCGGAGCACGCGAAAAAGCGGAACAAGGAAAACTTTGCTTTGGAACTGTAGATACTTGGTTAATTTGGAAATTAACCCGAAGTAAATTGTTTATGACGGATGTTTCTAATGCCAGCAGAACTTTATTATTCAACATTAATACTTTAGATTGGGACGATGAATTATTAGCATTATTTGATATTCCGCGTGCGATGTTGCCTGAAGTAAAAGAAAGCAGTGCTATTTATGGCGAAACGAGCACTACTCTATTTTCGACAAAAATTCCAATTAGCGGAGTTGCGGGAGATCAGCAAGCTGCACTTTTTGGTCAGTTGTGTACCAATTCAGGAATGGTTAAAAATACTTATGGAACTGGTTGCTTTATGTTGATGAATACGGGTGAAAAACCTATTTTTTCTACAAACAACTTATTGACGACAATTGCCTGGAAAATCAACGGAAAAACGACTTATGCTTTAGAAGGAAGTGTTTTTGTTGGCGGCGCAGCAGTACAATGGTTAAGAGACGGTGCCAAAATAATCAACTCATCTGACGAAATCGAAACTCTCGCTGCGAGCGTTCCAGATAATGGCGGAGTGTATTTTGTTCCTGCTTTAACCGGATTAGGAGCACCATATTGGGATCAATATGCAAGAGGCGCAATCGTAGGAATCACGAGAGGTACAACAAATGCACATATTGCGAGAGCAACTTTAGAAGGAATCGCTTATCAGGTAAACGACTTGCTGAAAGCCATGGAAGCTGATTTTGGAAATAAAGGCATAGAATTAAGAGTAGACGGTGGCGCTGCGGGAAATAATTTATTAATGCAATTTCAATCGGATATATTTGGGTCTGATGTTACAAGACCTACTACATTAGAAACTACAGCTTTAGGCGCCGCATATTTGGCAGGACTTGCTGTGGGTTATTGGTCAAGCTTAGACGATCTTAAAGAACAATGGTCTATTGACAAAGTATTTTCTCCTAAAATGGATCAGGTAAAAGTAAATAAACTTGTCAAAAATTGGGACAGAGCCGTTGGCCGAGCATCTAATTGGATTGAAGAATAG